One Streptomyces umbrinus genomic window, CCCCAGGCGCCCCACTCTCGCGGATGAGCGCAGGACGCGATAGCTCCGATTTCGCCAGCCCTGGTCTTTCGGCGAGGGCCGAAACTGTTCCTGTGCGCTCCGGGAACCGGCCTAGTTTCAGGGCCAGTCACCACGGGGGAACGGCGACGGAAACCGCCGACGGTTTCCGTCGCCGCCCGTAGGCAAACGGAGGACTTCGTGACAACTGCACGTCGAATGGTCGGTTCCCTCGCGGTCGCGGCAGCTCTCGTCGCCGGGACCACCGCCCTGGCCACCGCTCCGGCGTCCGCCCAGGCCGACGCGTCCGCGCCCGCCCAGACCCAGCGCGCCGACTGGGACGGCAACATCTACCTCTACTACAGCGCGTCCAGCAACAGCTCGTGGAGCAAGTACGGCGGCTGGGTCAGCGACTTCGCCGGGCACACCTTCGCCGCAGGGGGTGAAGGCAGCGGCCAGCGCGTGAAGAACAACGTGAACCGCGCCTGGAACAACGACGCGAACTATGCCGCGCGGATCTACTACAACGAGAACTACAACGCGAGCGGCAGCGCTCCCTACGACGACTTCTACCCGGGCAACTCCCGGCAGCTCAACAGCGGTGTACGGAACAACAACGCCTCGATGAGCTGGTGGTACGTCGGCTGACATCGGGCTCGGGCCCGTCCGAGAGCTTCGGACGGGCCCTTCGTACGGGCTCTTTGTACGGCCGCACACAAGAGGGGGCATGACATGCGGGCGCGAACCGGGCAGCGCACACTGCGGATCGGGGCCGCGGTCGCCCTCTCCGCCGCCCTCGCGGGCTGTGCGGAGGGACAGGCTGCCGAGCCGAGGGCGACGGCCTCCGGTCCGCCTCCCGTGACCGGTGTGCCGACGATGCTCGGCGTCGGATCGCTGGTCCTGCCCATCGAGCCCTACCTGTTCACCGACCGGCAGGTCGCCCGGCTGTTCCGGGCGCGGGCCGTGCTCACCTCGTCCTGCATGAAGCGTTTCGGCCGCACCTGGCCCGTCCCCACCGAGACCGCGCCCGACACCGGCACGCTGAATCCGGCCAACACGGCCCACCGGTACGGGATCACGGATGCCCGGCTCGCCGCCCGGTACGGATATCACCCGGCCCCCGGCACGGCACCGAGCGGCACCAAGGGGAAGAGCGCGGGGCCCAAGCCCGGGCCGGAAGAGATGCTCCTCCTGACGGGCCTCCGCGACGACGGCACCCCTGCGGACAGGGACGCACGCGGGCGCGCCATTCCGGCCGGCGGATGCCAGGGCGAGGCCACGGCGGCCCTGTCGGACGACCCGGAGAAGATCGGCAACCGCGAGCTCGTCGGCACGATCAACATCGGCAGCTACAGCGACTCGCAGAAGGATCCACGGGTGGTGGAGGTCTTCCGCGCATGGTCGCGCTGTATGAAGCGGCACGGCCACCAGTACGCCGATCCGACCCAGGCGCCGGGCAAGGACCCCGAGTTCACAGGTCCGAAGGCCACCCCGTCCGAGATCGCCTTGGCCGGCACGGACGTACGGTGCAAACGTGAAACGAACGTCATCGGCGTCTGGTCCTCGGTCGACGCGGCGTACCAGCGGCGGGCGATGAGCGCGAAGCCCCGGGAACTCGCCGCGATCAAGCGGGACATCCGCAAGCAGGTGACCAACGCGGACCGGGTGCTGCGGACCGGCTGACGGCACGCGACCGGTCCTCATCCGGTCGCGGAGGCTCCCGTGATGCCCGCGTCGAAGGGAACGGACGTGTGCTGGTGGACGATCTGCCAGCGGTCGCCCGCCGCGCGGTAGCCGGTGGTCACCCGCGCCGTGGTGTCCAGCGACCCACCGCCGACCAGCGTGGCACGCATCCGTACGAGCGCGTGACTGAACGCGATGCTCTCGTCGACCCGTACGCGGAATTCGAGCACCTCGCGCTCCACCGGCCCGGCCAGCGTGGAGAACCACATCTCCTCGGCCTTGCGGAGGGCTTCGATCCCGCGCTGCTCCAGACCGCTCACGGGGTGGAACACCTCGACGTCCGGCGCGTAGCAGGCCATCGCCCGGTCGAAGTCCCGCTCGCGGCCGGCCGCGGTCAGTTCCGCGTCCAGGCGGCGGATCTCCCCCTCGGCGTCCTCGTCCTCCCAGAACGCGCGCACCTCCATGGCCCCGATGGTCGCCACGGGGTGCTTCGCCGCCACCTCGACGGCCTCCTCCAGGCTGTCGCACTCAAGGATGTCGTACCCGGCGACGTACTCCTTCGTCTCCGCGAACGGCCCGTCGCTGCACAGCACTTCGCCGTTCCGCACTCGCACGGTGACCGCTTCGGCGGGCAGGCGCAGACGGTGGCCGTGCAGCCGTACGCCGCGCTGGACGCCCTGCTCCTCGACCCAGGGTTCGACGGGGGCCATGCCGGAGGCGTCGGCGGTGTCGTCTCCGCAGACCAGCAGCATGTACTTCATGTTTCCTCCAGTGATTGACGAGGCCCCTGTGGGCCCCTGCACCCCATCGACGAACGGCGCCGTGCCGAATCGACACCTCGCCAGGATCTCTTGTCCAAAGGAGGTCAGGCTCCCTCGGCGGGTTCAGCGGTCCAGGTGATGTGAGGGGGTTCGACGCGGGCGCACAGGGGGCCGCCCTGTTCGTCGGTCAGGCCGAGGCGGGCCACCAGCAGGCCGTCGCGGGCGGCCGCGGCGAGTACCTCTTCGGGGACGACGTCGAGCATCAGCTTGGCGCGGCGGAACATGCTGAAGACGCCGGACTCGTCGACCGTGCCCCAGGACAGGTAGATGAACCGGCGGCCCAGCCGGTCCTGCACGTAGGGGCCTTTGACCTCGGTGCCGGT contains:
- a CDS encoding nuclear transport factor 2 family protein encodes the protein MKYMLLVCGDDTADASGMAPVEPWVEEQGVQRGVRLHGHRLRLPAEAVTVRVRNGEVLCSDGPFAETKEYVAGYDILECDSLEEAVEVAAKHPVATIGAMEVRAFWEDEDAEGEIRRLDAELTAAGRERDFDRAMACYAPDVEVFHPVSGLEQRGIEALRKAEEMWFSTLAGPVEREVLEFRVRVDESIAFSHALVRMRATLVGGGSLDTTARVTTGYRAAGDRWQIVHQHTSVPFDAGITGASATG
- a CDS encoding DUF5990 family protein, encoding MRIRIDAVDLPGRTASAPADGKVLAYDNIHVAVQRRDRPAELLEPHPGDARSATWTLECTAVTSPTGTEVKGPYVQDRLGRRFIYLSWGTVDESGVFSMFRRAKLMLDVVPEEVLAAAARDGLLVARLGLTDEQGGPLCARVEPPHITWTAEPAEGA